The DNA window GGATCATCAGGTCGAGGACAACATCGACATCGAGGCTGCGCGGGGTGAAGATGCTGAGGCGATGGATCTCAAAAAACAGCGGCAGCGTGACGGCCTTTGCCAGCGCGGTGACGGCGGGGTTGAAGCGTTCGAGATGGCCCACCTGGAGGATGCGCTGCTGTTTTTGTGCGGTCTCGACGAGGCGGGCGCCACTGGCGATATCGAGCGCAATCGGCTTTTCGACCAGGATGTCGAGCCCGGCTTCCATCAGCGCGCAGCCGACTTCGGCGTGGGCGATGGTGGGGACGGCGACGACACAGGCTTCGGCGTTCTGGGCCAGCTCGGTGAGCGACGAGAAGGTGCGGACGCCGAACTCAGCCGCAACGGCTGCGGCGTGTTCCGGATTGAGATCGTAGATGCCGGTGAGCTCGGCGCCGGGGAGTTCCTTGAGAACCCGGATGTGGTTGCGTCCAAATGCACCAGCCCCAGCGACCGCGATTCGAACGACTTTTGCGTGGATGTCCAAACTACCAGTATTTCATCTGCGTTATGATTCCACTTCGGAGTCAGGTGAATGAAATTCCTACTACGCGGCACCGCCGCACTTTTAGTTGGCCTCGGTCTGTACATGACGTCGATGCCAGCACAGCCACAACCCAAGAAAAAGAAGATCCTCGCGATCGGTGAGACGCGTGGCTTTCATCACGACGCGACTTCCGACGGCCTGGCGCTTGTACACGATCTTGGTAAGAAGACCGGCCTCTGGGATACCTACATCCAGACCAGTTGCGAGTTCATCACCAAGAAGAAGTTGACCGGCAATAAGAAGAACCTCGACTATTACGATGCGGTGTTCTTTTACACCACCGGCGAACTGCAGATGGACGCCGAGCAGAAGGCTTCCTTGATGAGCTTCATCAAGGACGAGGGCAAGGGTTTTATCGGCATGCACAGCGCGCTCGATACTTTCTATGAATGGCCTGAGTACGGCGAGATGATCGGCGGCTATTTTGACAGCCATCCCTGGAATACCTTTGACGCGCCGGTCATTGTCGAAGACCGCAGCCATCCGGCCATGGCGCACTTTCCGAAGGCCTTTGTGATCTATGACGAGATCTACCAGGCCAAGCTCTTCTCCCGCG is part of the Bryobacter aggregatus MPL3 genome and encodes:
- a CDS encoding Gfo/Idh/MocA family protein, producing MDIHAKVVRIAVAGAGAFGRNHIRVLKELPGAELTGIYDLNPEHAAAVAAEFGVRTFSSLTELAQNAEACVVAVPTIAHAEVGCALMEAGLDILVEKPIALDIASGARLVETAQKQQRILQVGHLERFNPAVTALAKAVTLPLFFEIHRLSIFTPRSLDVDVVLDLMIHDIEILLGLIGKLPVSIEAAGIQILSGKVDIANVRMAFPGGVIANLTASRASTEKVRKMRVFQPGAYLSLDYSKQELFGIEVGTQQQVRIKPFAVVKNEPLRLELEAFLHSVRSREKPKVDGETSLQALKVAMEVVDKIELHARVVRETLQDAGYSAI
- a CDS encoding ThuA domain-containing protein, with the protein product MKFLLRGTAALLVGLGLYMTSMPAQPQPKKKKILAIGETRGFHHDATSDGLALVHDLGKKTGLWDTYIQTSCEFITKKKLTGNKKNLDYYDAVFFYTTGELQMDAEQKASLMSFIKDEGKGFIGMHSALDTFYEWPEYGEMIGGYFDSHPWNTFDAPVIVEDRSHPAMAHFPKAFVIYDEIYQAKLFSRDKVRVLARLDETKIDLKAKNVKRTDGDFAVAWVKNYGNGRVFYSTFGHHEQALNRPDIQTMYTEAIKWALKLTEGDATPRPRPAK